The proteins below are encoded in one region of Ornithinimicrobium avium:
- a CDS encoding OsmC family protein: protein MSQTSPAAALRERQRPLKTAYRDDPASALTPSTATARVDQRALTATVPTWAGDVVAGLHPAAGGDGTQACSGDILLQALVACAGVTLSSVATALGVELRSAVVTADGTWDARGTLGVDRAAPVGLTGVELFFDLDTDADEATVARLLELTERYCVVAQTLVSPPALTVRRV from the coding sequence GTGAGCCAGACCTCGCCCGCCGCCGCCCTGCGGGAGCGGCAGCGGCCGCTGAAGACGGCATACCGGGACGACCCCGCGAGCGCGCTCACGCCGAGCACCGCCACCGCGAGGGTCGACCAGCGGGCGCTGACCGCGACCGTCCCGACCTGGGCGGGGGACGTGGTCGCCGGCCTGCACCCCGCGGCCGGTGGTGACGGGACCCAGGCCTGCTCCGGCGACATCCTGCTGCAGGCGCTGGTCGCCTGCGCAGGCGTCACGCTGTCCTCGGTCGCCACCGCCCTGGGTGTCGAGCTGCGGTCCGCCGTCGTCACGGCCGACGGCACGTGGGACGCGCGCGGAACGCTCGGCGTGGACCGCGCTGCGCCCGTCGGGCTGACGGGGGTGGAGCTGTTCTTCGACCTCGACACGGACGCCGACGAAGCCACGGTCGCGCGGCTGCTCGAGCTGACGGAGCGCTACTGCGTCGTGGCCCAGACGCTGGTCTCGCCACCGGCACTCACGGTGCGGAGGGTCTGA